From the genome of Colletotrichum higginsianum IMI 349063 chromosome 4, whole genome shotgun sequence, one region includes:
- a CDS encoding High-affinity glucose transporter: MYQAQNVYFICGFAAIGGGLFGFDISSMSGVLGTEAYKRYFNNPVSYAQGGITASMPAGSLAGSLVSSFIADKYSRKVALQFSCILWIIGAILQCAAVNVGMLCVGRVVAGMCVGIASSIVPVYQSEIAPKEIRGRVVSLQQWAITWGILIQYFIQYGAAQGVGGGPTDPNQPTAAFRIPWGVQMVPAVILFFGLFFFPYSPRWLASKDRWDEAMQVLAHLHGNGDVNHPKVLAQYQEIEEALRFEREENISSFKGLVAPRMYKRVLLGMSIQMWSQLCGMNIMMYYIVYIMQGAGIGNPLLTASIQYIINVLMTLPAIIFIDKLGRRPLLVGGSFMMMTWLFISGALQQYYGQPNTAETQTSENETVSWIVKDNYSVSAAIVSCSYLFVATFATTWGPVSWTYPAEIFPSKIRAKAVSLATSTNWFWNMVLAFAVPPLLWNINFKMYYIFATFNALAFLHTAFFAPETKGFTLEEMDDVFNSGLPAWKSHQVKSRLDDLENEIAAGNVKVGRPNNNTETQPVAAEPEKSAL, from the exons ATGTATCAGGCGCAAAACGTTTACTTCATCTGCGGCTTCGCCGCCATTG GCGGTGGTCTCTTCGGCTTCGATATCAGTTCAATGAGTGGTGTCCTTGGAACTGAGGCCTACAAGCGATACTTCAACAACCCTGTATCGTATGCTCAGGGCGGTATCACAGCTTCCATGCCGGCCGGCTCCCTCGCCGGATCTCTCGTCTCGTCCTTCATTGCCGACAAGTACTCCCGCAAGGTCGCCCTCCAGTTCTCCTGCATCCTCTGGatcatcggcgccatcctgcaatgcgccgccgtcaacgtcgGCATGCTTTGCGTCGGTcgtgtcgtcgccggcatgTGTGTCGGTATTGCTTCTTCCATCGTCCCCGTCTACCAGTCAGAGATTGCCCCCAAGGAGATCCGTGGTCGCGTTGTATCGCTCCAGCAGTGGGCCATTACCTGGGGTATCCTGATCCAATACTTTATCCAGTACGGTGCCGCCCAAGGCGTTGGAGGCGGCCCTACCGACCCCAACCAGCCGACTGCTGCTTTCCGCATTCCCTGGGGTGTGCAAATGGTCCCCGCTgtcatcctctttttcggtcttttcttcttcccctaTAGCCCGCGTTGGCTCGCCAGCAAGGACCGCTGGGACGAGGCCATGCAGGTTCTTGCTCACCTCcacggcaacggcgacgtCAACCACCCCAAGGTCCTAGCCCAGTATCAGGAGATTGAGGAGGCCCTTCGCTTCGAGCGCGAGGAGAACATCAGCTCTTTCAAGGGTCTTGTTGCCCCCCGCATGTACAAGCGCGTTCTGCTTGGCATGAGCATCCAGATGTGGTCCCAATTGTGCGGCATGAACATCATGATGT ACTACATCGTCTACATCATGCAAGGAGCCGGTATCGGCAACCCGCTCTTGACTGCTTCTATTCAGTACATCATCAACGTCTTGATGACCCTGCCTGCCATCATCTTTATTGACAAGctcggccgtcgcccttTGCTTGTCGGCGGATCCTTCATGATGATGACTTGGCTGTTCATTTCCGGCGCACTTCAGCAGTACTACGGCCAGCCCAACACTGCCGAGACGCAGACCTCCGAGAATGAGACCGTCTCCTGGATCGTCAAGGACAACTACTCGGTTTCCGCCGCCATTGTCTCTTGCTCCTACTTGTTCGTCGCAACTTTTGCCACCACATGGGGTCCTGTTTCCTGGACGTACCCTGCCGAGATCTTCCCCAGCAAGATCCGTGCCAAGGCCGTCTCCCTGGCTACCAGCACCAACTGGTTCTGGAACATGGTTTTGGCCTTTGCCGTTCCTCCTCTGT TGTGGAACATCAACTTCAAGATGTACTACATCTTCGCCACCTTCAATgccctcgccttcctccACACCGCCTTCTTTGCTCCCGAGACCAAG GGCTTCACTCTCGAGGAGATGGACGACGTCTTCAACTCCGGCCTTCCCGCCTGGAAGAGCCACCAGGTCAAGTCgcgtctcgacgacctcgagaacGAGATTGCCGCCGGAAACGTCAAGGTTGGCCGtcccaacaacaacaccgagACTCAGCCGGTTGCTGCCGAGCCCGAGAAGTCCGCGCTCTAA
- a CDS encoding Short chain dehydrogenase — protein MAEPTARADLASRQLPSMTLATGLPSLPGSSASRTASAADDPTTRFALPGTAVITGGTGAIANAVARAMLQHGLAGLALLDLDVSSPAAAAQVAALRAEFPATRVDAHAVDVTDEAAVASVFDRVASDLGGVDYLVCLAGVVGCVHALDMPAAQFRRILDVNTTGAFICAQAAARLMVRQARGGRIVLTASISAHRVNFPQPQAAYNASKGALLQLKSSLAAEWARYGITVNSISPGYMDTVLNEGEGLREAREVWAARNPAGRMGIPDELGGVVVLLCSRAGSYFNGSDLVVDGGGIVF, from the coding sequence atgGCCGAACCAACCGCCCGCGCCGACCTTGCAAGCCGCCAACTCCCCTCCATGACCCTCGCCACcggcctcccctccctcccagGCTCCTCCGCGTCCCGCACCGCCTCCGCGGCGGACGACCCCACCACGCGCTTCGCCCTCcccggcaccgccgtcatcaccggcggcactggcgccatcgccaacgccgtcgcccgcgccATGCTCCAGcacggcctcgccggcctcgccctcctcgacctcgacgtctcctcccccgccgccgccgcccaggtcgccgccctgcGCGCCGAGTTCCCCGCCAcccgcgtcgacgcccacgccgtcgacgtcaccgacgaggccgccgtcgcctccgtctTCGACCGCGTCGCCTcggacctcggcggcgtcgactaCCTCGTctgcctcgccggcgtcgtcggctgcGTCCACGCCCTCGACATGCCCGCCGCCCAGTTCCGccgcatcctcgacgtcAACACCACGGGCGCCTTCATCtgcgcccaggccgccgcgcGCCTCATGGTCCGCCaggcccgcggcggccgcaTCGTCCTCAcggcctccatctcggcccaCCGCGTCAACTTCCCGCAGCCCCAGGCCGCCTACAACGCGAGCAAGGGCGCCCTGCTGCAGCTCAAGAGcagcctcgccgccgagtgGGCCCGCTACGGCATCACAGTCAACAGCATCAGCCCGGGGTACATGGACACCGTGCTcaacgagggcgaggggcTGCGCGAGGCCCGCGAGGTCTGGGCCGCGCGGAACCCGGCCGGCAGGATGGGCATacccgacgagctcggcggcgtcgtcgtcctgctcTGCTCGAGGGCAGGGAGCTACTTCAACGGCAGCGACTTGGTCGTTGACGGCGGTGGTATCGTTTTTTAG